A part of Candidatus Diapherotrites archaeon genomic DNA contains:
- a CDS encoding ATP-binding protein, producing the protein MLFYNREPELKELHKMNNIADNKSVLCVITGVRRVGKTELIKKFFANNKGVYFYADSTKNSRQLLQDFSGTLISSFNLEKSIKPASWEDFLRILFESAKDKKAVVAFDEFQRFSDIFPGFVQQMQKYFDLNQNKSRLFLIVSGSSIGLLKKMFFEQKAPLFGRTHNILYLKPFSIKTVLKILKDYGISNIEKQIEFFAFFGGMPKFYVLIGDRRIKNIDQALEELVFSDNAPLRKEVQSIITEEFGKEVISYYGILTAIALGKTKANEIADFIQIKETSLTPYFYDLTELLEAVKKEVPAVEPEFKKSKKARYFLKDNFFRFWFKFIYRNRNKYEIGNYAPIKENLKKEFNAFVGIAFEEVCKQAVIELSKKDKFFSFDKMGRWWHKDKEIDIIALNASSKKINFIECKWQNSKIKLKELMELEEKSRFVEWNKKNRVEGFAFFSKKGFEQKALDYTKHKKNWKLYTIKDLKKILK; encoded by the coding sequence ATGCTTTTTTATAACAGAGAACCGGAATTGAAGGAACTGCATAAAATGAACAACATTGCAGATAATAAGAGTGTATTGTGTGTCATTACTGGCGTTAGAAGAGTGGGCAAAACTGAGCTGATAAAGAAATTTTTTGCAAACAACAAAGGAGTTTATTTTTATGCTGACTCCACAAAAAATTCCCGGCAATTGCTGCAAGATTTTTCCGGCACGCTTATTTCTTCCTTCAATCTCGAGAAATCAATCAAGCCTGCTTCCTGGGAAGACTTTTTAAGAATTCTTTTTGAGTCAGCCAAAGACAAAAAAGCTGTTGTGGCTTTTGACGAATTCCAGCGCTTCTCAGACATTTTTCCGGGTTTTGTGCAGCAAATGCAAAAATATTTTGATTTAAATCAGAACAAATCAAGGCTTTTCTTGATTGTTTCAGGCTCTAGCATTGGCTTGCTGAAAAAAATGTTTTTTGAGCAGAAAGCGCCATTGTTTGGGAGAACTCACAATATATTGTATTTGAAGCCGTTTTCAATCAAAACCGTACTTAAAATTCTTAAAGATTATGGGATTTCAAATATTGAAAAGCAGATTGAATTTTTTGCTTTTTTTGGGGGAATGCCAAAATTCTATGTCTTAATTGGCGATAGGAGAATTAAAAATATTGATCAGGCATTAGAAGAATTGGTTTTCTCTGATAATGCGCCCTTGCGCAAAGAAGTTCAAAGCATTATAACAGAAGAATTTGGGAAAGAAGTAATATCTTATTACGGGATATTAACTGCGATCGCTCTAGGCAAAACAAAGGCAAATGAAATTGCAGACTTCATTCAAATAAAGGAAACCTCTTTAACCCCTTATTTTTATGATTTAACTGAATTACTGGAAGCAGTAAAAAAAGAGGTGCCTGCAGTTGAACCAGAATTCAAAAAAAGCAAGAAAGCAAGGTATTTTCTTAAAGACAATTTTTTCAGGTTCTGGTTCAAGTTCATTTACAGAAACAGGAACAAATACGAAATAGGAAATTATGCCCCAATAAAAGAAAACCTCAAAAAAGAATTCAATGCCTTTGTAGGAATAGCTTTCGAAGAAGTTTGCAAGCAGGCAGTAATAGAACTATCAAAAAAAGACAAATTCTTTTCATTTGACAAAATGGGCAGGTGGTGGCACAAAGACAAAGAAATAGACATCATTGCATTAAATGCCAGTTCAAAGAAAATAAATTTTATTGAATGCAAATGGCAGAACAGCAAAATCAAATTAAAAGAATTAATGGAACTAGAAGAAAAAAGCAGGTTTGTTGAATGGAACAAAAAAAACAGGGTTGAAGGATTCGCTTTTTTTTCAAAGAAAGGCTTTGAACAAAAAGCACTCGATTACACAAAACACAAAAAAAACTGGAAACTCTACACCATAAAAGACCTAAAAAAAATACTAAAATAA
- a CDS encoding metallophosphoesterase, whose translation MELEERKKEILGFAEENNLVLDSKAMELLAGRPIEYKGLLKELAEGNAFIISKGMLEEKIKERFGLEEKKKKTSCNARELQPDIRLIEELNVTSNSVSEGKVKDFIAYFQDKFLSLSEMLSKRPNFNPRPIKRLRTTTRNNEIELIAMVREKWKTKAGNIAFRIEDLEAECVAVISKDNLQLNKVAETILCDNVIGIKAIKASEGMIIVKELFQPELPLRTFKKAEREVNLIAISDLHVGSKLFLEHSFYKFLEWLNCQNIPEKEIEAVKKIKYLLILGDISDGIGVYPEQINELNIRNIYDQYKRFEQLMMEVPEHIEVIMIPGQHDAVRFADPQPAIPEEFLPELYEKKNFHFLSSPGWAEIEGLKCLLYHGPSLHDLYSSVSFLSYSRPHEAMIELLKKRDLMPCYGMKRPYVPEKKDYMAIKELPDLFFEGDLHHNSYGEYRGTIVVSCGTWQKRTEFQVKQGHVPTPGIAVMLELNTGKIIEKSFYSEAAGEGTIAEEIELGEEEIESEEEKE comes from the coding sequence ATGGAATTAGAAGAAAGAAAAAAAGAGATATTAGGTTTTGCTGAAGAGAACAATCTGGTTTTGGACTCAAAGGCCATGGAATTATTAGCCGGAAGGCCGATCGAATACAAGGGCCTGCTGAAGGAACTGGCAGAAGGGAACGCCTTCATTATCTCAAAGGGCATGCTGGAAGAAAAAATCAAGGAAAGATTCGGCTTAGAGGAAAAGAAAAAAAAAACTTCGTGCAATGCAAGAGAGCTTCAGCCTGACATAAGGCTTATTGAAGAATTGAATGTAACAAGCAATTCTGTTTCTGAGGGGAAAGTGAAAGACTTTATTGCATACTTTCAGGACAAATTCTTGAGCCTCTCTGAAATGCTCTCAAAAAGGCCTAATTTTAATCCAAGGCCTATCAAAAGGCTTAGGACTACAACAAGGAACAATGAAATAGAATTAATTGCAATGGTGAGAGAGAAATGGAAGACTAAAGCAGGAAACATTGCATTCAGGATTGAAGACTTGGAAGCAGAGTGCGTTGCAGTAATATCAAAAGACAACCTTCAATTGAACAAGGTTGCAGAAACAATATTGTGCGACAATGTTATTGGAATCAAGGCAATAAAGGCATCAGAGGGAATGATAATAGTAAAAGAACTATTCCAGCCTGAACTGCCCTTAAGGACATTCAAGAAAGCCGAAAGGGAAGTGAATTTAATTGCAATCTCTGACCTGCACGTGGGAAGCAAGCTTTTCCTAGAGCACTCTTTCTATAAATTCCTTGAATGGCTGAACTGCCAGAACATTCCGGAAAAAGAGATTGAAGCAGTAAAAAAAATAAAGTACTTGCTTATACTCGGCGATATTTCGGACGGAATTGGGGTGTACCCAGAACAAATAAACGAATTAAACATAAGGAATATTTATGACCAATACAAGAGGTTCGAGCAATTAATGATGGAAGTGCCTGAACACATTGAAGTAATAATGATTCCGGGGCAACACGATGCAGTAAGGTTCGCTGACCCCCAGCCTGCAATCCCAGAAGAATTTTTGCCTGAATTATATGAAAAAAAGAATTTTCATTTCCTGAGCAGCCCTGGGTGGGCTGAAATAGAAGGACTGAAATGCTTGTTATATCACGGTCCTTCGCTGCACGACCTTTACTCAAGCGTGAGCTTTCTGAGCTACAGCAGGCCTCACGAGGCAATGATTGAATTGCTTAAGAAAAGAGATCTAATGCCCTGCTACGGCATGAAAAGGCCTTATGTTCCAGAAAAAAAAGATTACATGGCAATAAAAGAATTGCCTGATTTATTTTTTGAAGGAGACCTGCACCACAATTCTTACGGTGAATACAGGGGCACAATTGTTGTTAGCTGTGGCACCTGGCAGAAGAGAACAGAATTCCAAGTAAAGCAAGGACATGTTCCAACCCCTGGAATTGCAGTAATGCTTGAACTGAATACTGGAAAAATAATTGAAAAAAGCTTTTACTCTGAGGCAGCAGGCGAAGGCACAATAGCAGAAGAAATAGAATTAGGAGAAGAAGAAATAGAAAGCGAAGAGGAAAAAGAATGA
- a CDS encoding GTPase, producing MEKINQISQLNSSELFESCFRRMHKVSVGRIRKKKRFVLKRETEKVKAFANCLSERLSSYINSFPRFEEVHPFYQELIELIESRDEYKKSLGHLSKLNKIIRNIRTKTVKEMHHSGKEEEIIAISRGFFGRINSLKKDLEKETAKMNRIAFELKEFPSIEFDAPTIILAGIPNAGKTTVLKRLTGAKARIASWPFTTQKIQLGYFTERYYRIQVIDTPGLLDREESKRNPIERKAVDALKNLQGIIAFVFDPVQQKEEGIKAQLNLIREIKAHKKRVVVLINKSDIAGREEIGGAEEKIRELKEEFAVCGEGREKELREFIVAKLREEKLIK from the coding sequence ATGGAAAAAATAAACCAGATAAGCCAGCTTAATTCAAGCGAATTATTTGAATCATGCTTCAGGAGGATGCACAAGGTAAGCGTTGGAAGAATCAGAAAGAAAAAAAGGTTTGTGCTAAAAAGAGAGACAGAGAAAGTAAAGGCTTTTGCTAATTGCCTGAGCGAAAGGCTTTCCTCTTACATTAATTCTTTCCCTCGCTTTGAAGAAGTGCATCCATTCTACCAGGAATTAATTGAATTGATCGAAAGCAGGGACGAATACAAGAAAAGCTTAGGGCATTTAAGCAAGCTCAACAAAATCATAAGGAACATAAGGACAAAAACAGTCAAGGAAATGCATCACAGCGGAAAAGAGGAGGAAATAATTGCTATTTCAAGGGGATTTTTTGGGAGAATTAATTCACTCAAGAAAGACTTGGAGAAAGAAACAGCAAAAATGAACAGGATTGCATTTGAATTAAAGGAGTTCCCTTCAATTGAATTTGATGCCCCAACAATAATCCTTGCAGGAATCCCTAATGCAGGGAAGACAACAGTCCTGAAAAGGCTTACAGGAGCAAAAGCAAGGATTGCCTCCTGGCCTTTCACTACCCAAAAAATCCAGTTAGGCTACTTTACGGAAAGATACTATAGAATCCAAGTAATTGACACCCCGGGCCTGCTTGACAGAGAGGAAAGCAAGAGAAACCCAATAGAAAGAAAAGCCGTTGACGCCCTAAAGAATTTGCAGGGAATAATTGCTTTTGTGTTCGACCCAGTGCAACAGAAAGAAGAAGGCATCAAAGCCCAATTGAATTTAATTAGGGAAATCAAGGCCCACAAAAAAAGGGTTGTTGTACTGATAAACAAGAGCGACATTGCAGGAAGAGAAGAAATAGGCGGGGCAGAAGAAAAAATAAGAGAATTAAAAGAGGAATTTGCTGTCTGCGGTGAAGGAAGAGAAAAAGAATTAAGGGAATTCATTGTTGCAAAATTAAGGGAAGAAAAACTTATAAAGTGA
- a CDS encoding UPF0147 family protein: MKGKKSKDKKIDVSNVVELMEIVINDTSVPRNIRRAVEEAREKVKEGKEESSVNISSAIYVLDDISNDINMPSHTRTDIWTIISQLEALKEKAK, encoded by the coding sequence ATGAAAGGCAAGAAAAGCAAAGACAAAAAAATTGATGTAAGCAATGTAGTCGAATTAATGGAAATAGTAATAAACGATACAAGCGTTCCAAGAAACATCAGGAGGGCAGTGGAAGAAGCAAGAGAAAAAGTGAAGGAAGGCAAGGAAGAATCAAGCGTGAACATCAGCTCGGCAATTTACGTTTTGGACGACATAAGCAATGACATCAACATGCCTTCGCATACGAGGACAGACATCTGGACCATAATAAGCCAGTTGGAAGCATTAAAGGAGAAAGCAAAGTGA